The genomic DNA aaaaaaaaaatttcagacagtactgtatgctatctagactgTATCCACTACTGTCCGGAAAAGTACTCAACACTACAACTATGTATGGCTATACATGCCCATACGTGGACTATAAACGgccatatatggccatatatgtttAATTAACCACGGACATACATAGTCATACATAGTCGTACAAAACCATATATGGCcttatatgattcatatatagatatgcatgcttattaaaaaagttagtaTGTCCatgtatggccatatatgtttAATTAATCACGGACATACATGGTCATACAAAACCttgtatggccatatatgaccTTATATGATTCATACATGGCCATGCATgactgtattaaaaaattggtgTGCCCatgtatggccatatatgatcCATGTATAGCCATATATGCTTCATATATGAGCCATATACAGCCATGCATGGCCATGTATGATTCATTTTTGACGGGTGGAATAATTcgtaaaaactaaatttacgAATTACGCAATAAATTACAGcttaaattgttaaattcgATTAAGaacaatattatatttatctttcagtttaattaaaatttttaatttaatgtatatttttgaTCAATTTGAGTAAATATATTCAATAGATTCCACGATTGATGCGAACAAAGAAAACATCGCCGCATTTATTAGTGTATTAGAAGACTTTAATCCCGGGTTAAAAAATCCGATTGCATCTGATTGAACCAGTGATTATTTCGgaacaaatgaaaaatattaaatgaagtAATACAATTTATAACGTGATATTCTCACCTGATGCACATTGGTAGACAGATAAGGCCACAAAATTTCTTTTACATCTACATTGATAATGAAGACAAATTGAATTGTCAGGTACGCATTCATTTTGGCTGATACAATATCCTGATAGAAGTGGTTTGCATTGttcatttactttaatataatttgaagAACAAACACATTCATTATCTCTTGAGCATTCCGCATTTAGGGAATACATGCATTCTTTATTATCTGTACACCGTTTTCCTAAAAACCCTTGATAATAAAGAACAacagtaattttaaaactttaagaTTAATGTATAAATCATAGTTAATAAATAGAAACCATTCTCAAAATACTGAAATGAAAACGCTTACTTGTTTCACACAGGTTATTCGAACATGCTGTGTAGTTATGTTTACATTGACATTTACTATTAAGACAAACAGAATTAATGGTTGCACATTCTTCATTATTCCAACAATCTTCTTCTAAAAGTGGTACACATCTAGAGGAATTCAATGCAACGTAATTTGGTCTACAGAcacatgttttattttttgaacatTGTGCATGCATTACTTCTTGgcaatatatattcatttcacAGAAATCCCCTAACATTGCTTGAATAGCAAGTAccaaaaaatcaatgaaaacctttatttttataatccaaTAAGTACTTCTTAAGTACTAAAGCTAGTTCTAtacaatttcgtaaaaaatgatcatataggggagcctggggcacgaaggcctcctcaaaaattaggtataaatttttttttcattttccgtcGAGTTATGAcctttataatgtttttattatatttcaggtcaatatgtgatatgtggggCACAATAgaccactcgaaaaaaaaattgtaacgaaaaaattattttttttttatttccgtcaagttaattttttcgttacaatttttttttcgagtggtcTATTGTGCCCCATATATCACATATTGACCTGAAATATAACAAAAACATTATAAAGGTCATAACtcgacggaaaataaaaaaaaaaaatttttataattttttggggagggggccttcgtgccccagaaaaaaaatttattttcgtttttttgcaaaatttcgactgattcttccgaaatagacgaaaaataaacgaatttgatggttaaaagccacaaaaagaaaaaaaccgGCTTAAGGGAGCCTTCGTGCCCCAGGCTCCCCTATAACGTATAAATGGTCATTAACGTCCTGCTTTTGTAATAATCGTACATGAgcttttgaaatatatttttaaattagactGGCATAAATGAAATGTATATATTCGATGTGACCAGGCCTATGTACAGATAATATATCATCTCTATAGGATACTTATATACTTTctggtaaataaataaataagcatTTGtgaacattaattaatttgcttTGTATATTGtcatacatgtattttaaccAAATATGATAACATATGATCACATTCGCAGTATATCGTTTTGTAGTCATTTATAACCTAGCGTACTAACcctggtttaaaaaaaaaaactattgaaaaGGATATAAATGATTCGAAACAATTCAAAACGATTCAATTGTAATAGGTTCTCTATAGAAATAGATTCATCATTGAATAGATCGTTTCGTTTCATAAGGGAATATATGTACAACtctatatggtcatatatatttatacatgacCATACATCGAACTTGTATTATAtttctaaacagatataatagaagtaaatataatgaagtatTATTTGACCataattttttagcttaaatgattttttacaacTGTACTTGTACATCATACATCATATATGAGCGTTGATATAAAGTCGATTATCATATAtggttttttgttcaaataagacaaagaaagagaaaatgttagaaaatccaaaattgcACGCCTTAATTGCTCGTGTGAtagtaacaaataaaaataaacaaataacaactaaaatgtaaaaatgatTGGTCAGGACTTTCATTCctgttatttgaattttttttttttttttatttgctataTGACAAATTTTGatcctgattaaacaactgaattcgaccgaattaaaaattttaattctgttatattctgtcgaattctgcaaaacagaaatcaactgaattgaaaatttgaatttgaattaaacagaataaaaccgatttaaaaatttcaaattcattttaattcagtttaattcggatttaGAACccgaaattggagaattattttcgaattaatcagaattaaaacgaatcgaattatttaaattcgttttaatttggacgaattctggttttcctgccgaattagacagaattcatttttaagttaggtaccgaattaacaaaatttatctgaattaaatagaattaaaaatttaattctgtttaattcgatcgaattcaagtgtttaatcagggaatattagtaataattcaagttattttttgttgaaGTTGCTCTTACCTTTTCTGCATTGAAATTTAGAGTGAGGAACAAAATTTGCCGTACATTGACATTCATTGTTAATACATAACGAGTTATTAGCTGCGCATACTTCATTTTTCCAACAAAACTCTCCTAAAAGTGGTACGCATGTCGTATCATTTAATGCAACATTATTGTCTCTGCATACACATATTTTATCTTTTGAACACTTTGCATGCCATACGTGCACAATATGAACAATAAGTTGAGTTATTTTAAagcaattatttcatttttgtttttgtagtATATACaaaatggaaattatttaaaaaaaaaactatcataGAAAGATATCGTTCACAATGCGATAAACAAAATTGTGATTGGGCCATCAAATAAATGTCGTTTTATTTATCGCGATATTTTAGATTTcataagttttattaatatacgCACTTATACATATAGCTATACTCTGTCGTGCTTAGAAAAAGGGCAGTAACTTCACTTAttgcttttatatttaactaatgttaaattaacactGGTAAGATAGAAATGCAGTAAGTGAACTTACTGCACTTTTCCTGAGCACGACAGTACTATTAATGTGCACATGACTAGACATTTTAAAAGAAAGAGATAATGACTAATGTCTTGTAATTGCAACAATGAAATATCCAGTctaaagttaatttaattcgtgtacactgtaaaaaattttgagtctgCGGTGTGGTGTGAATGatttggtgttaaaatttcaacactgTCGGTGTGGAAGTTACACGTCGCACTGTGTTAAATTTTGGACCGTGTGAATAAGAACGTTCAGACCACCAACGATGTAAATGTTGTGATTTATTCAAAACTCTAGATTGCTTTGACATTGGGCGCTTTActattatttgataataatctacatcaataataataatgatatatcAATGCTGCAACCTATatattattcgaaaatttttaactacagATTATATTATCGGACAATATTTGAGATAATAACACCGAACGGTGAGAAAGAAAACACTCTATACCGTGTTAAAGGAACACAGCTTGATAATTCACACTTAGAAAACTTACACCGTCAATTCACACCGAGCAAACAGTGTAAAGTCCTCGAGGACCTTTTCacaccgataatttttcacagtgtattaaaactgaaaataaccTTAAACATGCGAAACACATTGAACGtctgttaaaataatacactcgTAACACACTTAGTTTTAGAGTGTAGAGCCTGTACAGCACTACAtagattcaaataataaaaaaattagatctatCTAGGTAATAGAATGTAAGATTTAGGCCTCTAtagattcaaattatttttttccgaaaggGGATACAATTAATTTCTACTAACTTCGCACACACTGATGATTGGACTGAGCTTTAAAGTCAGGTTTACAATAACATTTATCAAGTATACAAATGGAATTTCTGAACGAACAATCGTTACTTCGCCAACAAAATCCACCTATTAATGATACACATGTTGAGTTATTTAGTGCCACATGGTTTGTTCTGCAAACGCATATTTTGTCTTCGGAACACATGGCACGATCAGTGTCATGACAATTTTGATTGTTTTCACAAGGCTGATTTAAATATGCTAAAAATCAAGTACAcatatgatttttatttcacactttaaaatgaaattataaacaTCGATCATTTTCTCAATCAAATTTGTGTGAATTCCCAAACAATGTAAACTTAAATTCTTAACATtgttagtaattaatatttacatgcAAGAATGCataagttgaataatttaaaaaaatggaacATTTAT from Microplitis mediator isolate UGA2020A chromosome 7, iyMicMedi2.1, whole genome shotgun sequence includes the following:
- the LOC130671079 gene encoding prion-like-(Q/N-rich) domain-bearing protein 25, with protein sequence MLGDFCEMNIYCQEVMHAQCSKNKTCVCRPNYVALNSSRCVPLLEEDCWNNEECATINSVCLNSKCQCKHNYTACSNNLCETRFLGKRCTDNKECMYSLNAECSRDNECVCSSNYIKVNEQCKPLLSGYCISQNECVPDNSICLHYQCRCKRNFVALSVYQCASVEVNEPCNTHEDCRKIKKYTRCTPDNVCECDVNYVKMDDNSCAPILNQFCVENDKCAPHNSMCINNKCQCKTYFEAVSPDQSLPKLIKV